The following proteins are encoded in a genomic region of Protaetiibacter sp. SSC-01:
- a CDS encoding sugar ABC transporter ATP-binding protein: MSDIPDADAAAPDMVPVLELSRIAKAFGAVVALTNGTLRLERGSIHALVGENGAGKSTLVKIVAGLYQRDAGEFLLDGESVDFTSTAQAKDAGIAVIYQEPTLFPDLSVTENLFMGRQPRGALGVIDRKAMRAEALSLFERLGVRIDPDRPTLGLSIADQQIIEIAKAISFDAKVLIMDEPTAALSGVEVERLFAVARGLRDEGRAILFISHRFEEVFALCDTVTVMRDGAYIATSPIGETTVAEIVRQMVGRDVTTLFPKLEAHIGDVVLEVEGLTQPGVFADVSFVARAGEIVALAGLVGAGRSEIARAVFGVDPYASGTVRVDGRPLPKRSPSAAMQAGIALVPEDRRQQGLVLESSVARNATLAIRRALARLGLITSGAENASARIWASRLEVKTAALDTEVGTLSGGNQQKVVLAKWLATNPRVLIVDEPTRGIDVGTKAEVHRLLSELAGQGLAIVMISSELPEVLGMADRVLVVHEGRITADIPRADATAESVMFAATHAEGEAA; the protein is encoded by the coding sequence ATGTCCGACATCCCCGACGCCGACGCGGCCGCGCCCGACATGGTCCCCGTGCTCGAGCTCAGCCGCATCGCCAAGGCGTTCGGCGCCGTCGTGGCGCTCACCAACGGCACCCTGCGCCTCGAGCGCGGCAGCATCCACGCCCTCGTCGGCGAGAACGGCGCCGGCAAGTCGACGCTCGTCAAGATCGTCGCGGGCCTCTACCAGCGCGACGCGGGCGAGTTCCTGCTCGACGGCGAGAGCGTCGACTTCACCTCGACCGCGCAGGCGAAGGACGCGGGCATCGCCGTCATCTATCAGGAGCCGACGCTCTTCCCCGACCTCTCGGTCACCGAGAACCTCTTCATGGGCCGTCAGCCGCGCGGCGCCCTCGGCGTCATCGATCGCAAGGCGATGCGCGCGGAGGCGCTCTCGCTGTTCGAGCGGCTCGGCGTGCGCATCGACCCCGACCGCCCCACCCTCGGCCTCTCGATCGCCGACCAGCAGATCATCGAGATCGCGAAGGCCATCTCCTTCGACGCCAAGGTGCTCATCATGGACGAGCCCACCGCGGCGCTCTCGGGCGTCGAGGTCGAGCGGCTCTTCGCGGTCGCTCGGGGCCTCCGCGACGAGGGCCGCGCCATCCTCTTCATCTCGCACCGCTTCGAAGAGGTCTTCGCGCTGTGCGACACCGTCACGGTCATGCGCGACGGCGCCTACATCGCGACGAGCCCCATCGGAGAGACGACGGTCGCCGAGATCGTGCGGCAGATGGTGGGGCGCGACGTCACGACGCTCTTCCCCAAGCTGGAGGCGCACATCGGCGACGTCGTGCTCGAGGTCGAGGGGCTCACGCAGCCGGGCGTCTTCGCCGACGTGAGCTTCGTCGCGCGTGCGGGCGAGATCGTCGCGCTCGCGGGGCTCGTCGGCGCGGGCCGCAGCGAGATCGCGCGCGCCGTCTTCGGCGTCGACCCCTACGCATCCGGCACCGTCAGGGTCGACGGCAGGCCGCTCCCCAAGCGCTCGCCCTCCGCCGCCATGCAGGCGGGCATCGCCCTCGTGCCGGAGGACCGCCGCCAGCAGGGCCTCGTGCTCGAGTCGAGCGTCGCGCGCAACGCGACCCTCGCCATCCGCCGGGCCCTCGCGCGCCTCGGGCTCATCACGAGCGGCGCCGAGAACGCGAGCGCGCGCATCTGGGCGAGCCGCCTCGAGGTGAAGACCGCCGCGCTCGACACCGAGGTCGGCACGCTGTCGGGCGGTAACCAGCAGAAGGTCGTGCTCGCGAAGTGGCTCGCGACGAACCCCCGCGTGCTCATCGTCGACGAGCCGACGCGCGGCATCGACGTCGGCACGAAGGCCGAGGTGCACCGGCTGCTGTCCGAGCTCGCCGGGCAGGGCCTCGCGATCGTCATGATCTCGTCCGAGCTGCCCGAGGTGCTCGGCATGGCCGACCGCGTGCTCGTCGTGCACGAGGGCCGCATCACGGCCGACATCCCGCGAGCGGATGCGACGGCCGAGTCGGTCATGTTCGCCGCGACCCATGCAGAGGGGGAGGCCGCGTGA
- a CDS encoding ABC transporter permease, producing MTADIQHAPVTRSYRDYAHPLWRRLLFTREAAIIALLVIVYVVAALTVRNFAAPITITYLLLDVATILLIALPMTLVIITGEIDLSVASVVGLSSVTLGTLHQAGLPIEAAGLVAILVGALAGAINGFFITVVGLPSLAVTIGTLALFRGLAVGLLGTTAVTDFTEFWTDLAKSKIPGTPIPSVMIVFVVLAIAFAVLLHFTPFGRGVYAIGLSSEAARFSGVRVERTKFILFVLSGTVAALAGVYYTLRFGSARGDNATGLELSVIAAVLLGGVSIFGGRGNIPGVIAGVLLIGIIGSALRLANVTSDVINIITGALLVASVVSTSVLAWVHRKRIGAGIKKGPPAPAQD from the coding sequence ATGACCGCCGACATCCAGCACGCGCCCGTGACGCGCAGCTACCGCGACTACGCGCATCCGCTCTGGCGTCGCCTGCTGTTCACGCGCGAGGCCGCGATCATCGCGCTGCTCGTGATCGTCTACGTCGTCGCGGCGCTCACGGTGCGCAACTTCGCCGCGCCCATCACGATCACCTACCTGCTGCTCGACGTCGCGACGATCCTGCTCATCGCGCTGCCGATGACGCTCGTGATCATCACGGGCGAGATCGACCTCTCGGTCGCGAGCGTCGTGGGGCTCTCGAGCGTCACGCTCGGAACCCTGCACCAGGCGGGGCTGCCGATCGAGGCCGCGGGCCTCGTGGCGATCCTCGTGGGGGCGCTCGCGGGGGCGATCAACGGGTTCTTCATCACGGTCGTCGGGCTGCCGTCGCTCGCCGTGACGATCGGCACGCTCGCCCTCTTCCGCGGCCTCGCCGTGGGCCTGCTCGGCACGACTGCGGTGACCGACTTCACGGAGTTCTGGACCGACCTCGCGAAGTCGAAGATCCCCGGCACGCCCATCCCGAGCGTCATGATCGTGTTCGTCGTGCTCGCGATCGCGTTCGCGGTGCTCCTGCACTTCACGCCCTTCGGGCGCGGCGTCTACGCGATCGGGCTCTCGAGCGAGGCAGCGCGCTTCTCGGGGGTGCGCGTCGAGCGCACCAAGTTCATCCTCTTCGTGCTGAGCGGCACCGTCGCGGCGCTCGCCGGCGTCTACTACACGCTGCGTTTCGGCAGCGCGCGCGGCGACAACGCGACGGGCCTCGAGCTGAGCGTCATCGCGGCCGTGCTGCTGGGCGGCGTGTCGATCTTCGGCGGCCGGGGCAACATCCCGGGCGTCATCGCGGGCGTGCTGCTCATCGGCATCATCGGCAGCGCCCTGCGGCTCGCGAACGTCACGAGCGACGTCATCAACATCATCACCGGCGCGCTGCTCGTCGCCTCGGTGGTGTCCACGAGCGTCCTGGCCTGGGTCCACCGCAAGCGGATCGGGGCGGGCATCAAGAAGGGGCCCCCGGCGCCTGCGCAGGACTGA
- the rhaS gene encoding rhamnose ABC transporter substrate-binding protein encodes MTFSTKRAGSLAAIAVAVALVATGCAASDGGDGGSGGGDGGNLAITFLPKNLGNPYFDTSSKGGKAAVDEFGGTFAEVGPTEAAPDAQVSFINTLTQQGVGGIVVSANDPEAICDALNEARDTGIKVVTFDSDTNADCRDLFINQATAEGIAKVQVDTIAEQIGGAGEIAILSATANATNQNAWIELMKEYLASDYPDIQLVDVVYGDDDDQTSFDKTAALLQTHPNLKGIISPTTVGIAAAARYLSTSEFKGKVALTGLGTPNQMRDFVEDGTVTAFALWNPEDLGYLAAFAAKALIEGEITGEEGDTFEAGKLGSYTVGEGGAVLLGDPYVFDADNIGDFDF; translated from the coding sequence ATGACGTTCAGCACCAAGCGTGCGGGCTCCCTCGCGGCGATCGCCGTGGCGGTCGCCCTCGTGGCCACCGGATGCGCGGCATCCGACGGCGGTGACGGCGGCTCGGGCGGCGGCGACGGCGGCAACCTCGCCATCACCTTCCTGCCGAAGAACCTCGGCAACCCCTACTTCGACACCTCGTCGAAGGGCGGCAAGGCGGCCGTGGACGAGTTCGGCGGAACCTTCGCCGAGGTCGGGCCCACCGAGGCCGCCCCGGATGCGCAGGTCAGCTTCATCAACACCCTCACCCAGCAGGGCGTCGGGGGCATCGTCGTGTCGGCGAACGACCCCGAGGCCATCTGCGACGCCCTCAACGAGGCACGCGACACGGGCATCAAGGTCGTCACGTTCGACTCCGACACCAACGCGGACTGCCGCGATCTGTTCATCAACCAGGCGACCGCCGAGGGCATCGCCAAGGTGCAGGTCGACACGATCGCCGAGCAGATCGGCGGCGCGGGTGAGATCGCGATCCTGTCGGCCACGGCCAACGCGACCAACCAGAACGCGTGGATCGAGCTCATGAAGGAGTACCTCGCATCCGACTACCCCGACATCCAGCTCGTCGACGTCGTGTACGGCGACGACGACGACCAGACGTCGTTCGACAAGACGGCGGCGCTGCTGCAGACGCATCCGAACCTCAAGGGCATCATCTCGCCCACGACGGTCGGCATCGCGGCCGCGGCGCGCTACCTGTCGACCTCGGAGTTCAAGGGCAAGGTCGCGCTGACCGGTCTCGGCACCCCGAACCAGATGCGGGACTTCGTCGAGGACGGCACCGTCACGGCGTTCGCGCTGTGGAACCCGGAGGACCTCGGCTACCTCGCGGCGTTCGCCGCGAAGGCGCTCATCGAGGGTGAGATCACGGGCGAGGAGGGCGACACCTTCGAGGCCGGGAAGCTCGGCTCGTACACGGTCGGCGAGGGCGGCGCCGTGCTGCTCGGCGACCCGTACGTGTTCGACGCGGACAACATCGGCGACTTCGACTTCTGA
- a CDS encoding ABC transporter permease codes for MTRLRHLLTARETGIALALVLVVVATTVKNPSFLFSADGFRDLLLTPSILMLVAVGQAIVIITRNVDLSVGSVVGLTAYLTGRVFIDLPGVPWPLVFLIGPLFGALLGLVNGALVAFAKVPALVITLGTLYAYRGINVMWTGSDRINSSDMPREFLALGTSSLLGIPYLTIIALVVLAIAGWFMYTQRQGRELYAIGSDPAAAHLYGLKVTQRVLAAFVVAGALAGLAGVLYAARYGTVSSQAGSGWELDAVGAAVIGGVAIFGGSGTVWGAAIGAYLLLTINRALPVIGVQDFWQRAVVGVLILGAIVLDRVLAVRASRRLTEARDR; via the coding sequence GTGACCCGCCTGCGCCACCTGCTCACCGCGCGTGAGACCGGCATCGCCCTCGCGCTCGTGCTCGTCGTCGTCGCGACGACCGTCAAGAACCCGTCGTTCCTCTTCTCGGCCGACGGCTTCCGCGACCTGCTGCTGACGCCGTCGATCCTCATGCTCGTCGCGGTCGGCCAGGCGATCGTCATCATCACGCGCAACGTCGACCTCTCGGTGGGCTCGGTCGTGGGCCTCACCGCTTACCTCACGGGCCGCGTGTTCATCGACCTGCCGGGCGTGCCGTGGCCGCTCGTGTTCCTCATCGGGCCGCTCTTCGGCGCGCTCCTGGGGCTCGTCAACGGCGCGCTCGTCGCGTTCGCGAAGGTGCCAGCGCTCGTCATCACGCTCGGAACGCTCTACGCCTACCGCGGCATCAACGTCATGTGGACGGGCTCCGACCGCATCAACTCGTCCGACATGCCGCGCGAGTTCCTCGCCCTCGGCACGAGCTCGCTGCTCGGCATCCCGTACCTCACGATCATCGCGCTCGTCGTGCTCGCCATCGCCGGATGGTTCATGTACACCCAGCGCCAAGGCCGCGAGCTCTACGCGATCGGCTCCGACCCCGCGGCCGCGCACCTCTACGGCCTCAAGGTCACCCAGCGCGTGCTCGCCGCGTTCGTCGTCGCGGGCGCGCTCGCGGGCCTCGCGGGCGTGCTCTACGCCGCGCGCTACGGCACGGTCAGCTCGCAGGCCGGTTCCGGATGGGAGCTGGATGCCGTGGGCGCCGCCGTCATCGGAGGCGTCGCGATCTTCGGCGGCTCCGGCACCGTGTGGGGCGCCGCGATCGGCGCCTACCTGCTGCTCACCATCAACCGCGCCCTCCCCGTCATCGGGGTGCAGGACTTCTGGCAGCGCGCCGTCGTGGGCGTGCTCATCCTCGGGGCGATCGTGCTCGACCGCGTGCTCGCCGTGAGAGCGAGCCGCCGGCTCACGGAGGCGAGGGACCGATGA
- a CDS encoding bifunctional aldolase/short-chain dehydrogenase: MTETSPVEQLIARSNRLGSDPKITNYAGGNTSAKGTAIDPVTGEEVELLWVKGSGGDLGTLTEAGLAVLRLDRVRSLVDVYPGVDREDEMVAAFDYCLHGKGGAAPSIDTAMHGLVDAPHVDHLHPDAGIAFATAADGEALTAKAFGDKVVWVPWRRPGFQLGLDIAAIKRDNPQAIGCILGGHGITAWGDTSDEAETNSRWIIDTAQAYLDEHGDAAPFGAHVPANAALPEAERRAKAAALFPTIRGLASHDKPMVGHFTDDPRVLEFLASEKAPALAALGTSCPDHFLRTKVKPLLLDLPAAASVDDAIARLKELHEAYRADYTAYYEAHADADSPAMRGADPAIVLVPGVGMFSFGANKQTARVAGEFYLNAVNVMRGAEAVSRYTPISDAEKFRIEYWALEEAKLQRMPKPKSHATRVAFVTGAASGIGKAIATRLAAEGACVVIADLDASKAQAAAAELGNADVAIGVQVDVTDAEQVEAAIADAVLAFGGVDLVVNNAGISLSKPLLETTEKDWDLQHDIMAKGSFLVAKAAARVLIEQGMGGDIVYIASKNAVFAGPNNIAYSATKADQAHQVRLLAVELGEHGVRVNGVNPDGVVRGSGIFASGWGANRAKTYGIPEDDLGKFYAQRTILKREVLPDNVANAVAAITGPDFSHTTGLHIPVDAGVAAAFLR; this comes from the coding sequence ATGACAGAGACGTCACCCGTCGAGCAGCTCATCGCGCGCAGCAACCGCCTCGGCTCCGACCCGAAGATCACCAACTACGCGGGCGGCAACACCTCCGCGAAGGGCACGGCGATCGACCCCGTCACGGGCGAGGAGGTCGAGCTGCTCTGGGTGAAGGGCTCCGGCGGCGACCTCGGCACCCTCACCGAGGCGGGCCTCGCCGTGCTGCGTCTCGACCGGGTCCGCTCGCTCGTCGACGTCTACCCCGGCGTCGACCGCGAAGACGAGATGGTCGCGGCCTTCGACTACTGCCTGCACGGCAAGGGCGGCGCCGCCCCCTCGATCGACACCGCCATGCACGGCCTCGTCGACGCCCCGCACGTCGACCACCTGCACCCGGATGCGGGCATCGCCTTCGCGACGGCGGCCGACGGCGAGGCGCTCACGGCGAAGGCCTTCGGCGACAAGGTCGTGTGGGTGCCGTGGCGCCGCCCCGGGTTCCAGCTCGGCCTCGACATCGCCGCCATCAAGCGCGACAACCCGCAGGCGATCGGCTGCATCCTCGGCGGTCACGGCATCACGGCGTGGGGCGACACGAGCGACGAGGCCGAGACCAACAGCCGCTGGATCATCGACACCGCGCAGGCCTACCTCGACGAGCACGGCGACGCCGCCCCGTTCGGCGCGCACGTGCCCGCGAACGCCGCCCTCCCCGAGGCCGAGCGTCGCGCGAAGGCCGCCGCCCTGTTCCCGACCATCCGGGGCCTCGCGAGCCACGACAAGCCCATGGTCGGCCACTTCACCGACGACCCGCGCGTGCTCGAGTTCCTCGCATCCGAGAAGGCTCCGGCGCTCGCCGCCCTCGGCACGAGCTGCCCCGACCACTTCCTGCGCACGAAGGTCAAGCCGCTGCTGCTCGACCTGCCGGCCGCCGCATCCGTCGACGACGCGATCGCGCGTCTGAAGGAGCTGCACGAGGCCTACCGCGCCGACTACACCGCCTACTACGAGGCCCACGCGGATGCTGACTCCCCCGCCATGCGCGGCGCCGACCCGGCGATCGTGCTCGTGCCGGGCGTCGGCATGTTCAGCTTCGGCGCCAACAAGCAGACCGCGCGTGTGGCCGGCGAGTTCTACCTCAACGCCGTCAACGTCATGCGCGGCGCGGAGGCCGTCTCGCGCTACACCCCGATCTCCGACGCCGAGAAGTTCCGCATCGAGTACTGGGCGCTCGAGGAGGCGAAGCTGCAGCGCATGCCGAAGCCGAAGTCGCACGCGACGCGCGTCGCCTTCGTGACGGGCGCCGCATCCGGCATCGGCAAGGCCATCGCGACCCGCCTCGCCGCGGAGGGCGCGTGCGTCGTCATCGCCGACCTCGACGCCTCGAAGGCCCAGGCCGCCGCGGCCGAACTCGGCAACGCGGATGTCGCGATCGGCGTCCAGGTCGACGTGACCGACGCCGAGCAGGTCGAGGCGGCGATCGCGGATGCCGTGCTCGCCTTCGGAGGCGTCGACCTCGTCGTCAACAACGCAGGCATCTCGCTCTCGAAGCCGCTGCTCGAGACCACCGAGAAGGATTGGGACCTGCAGCACGACATCATGGCGAAGGGCTCGTTCCTCGTGGCGAAGGCTGCGGCGCGCGTGCTCATCGAGCAGGGCATGGGCGGCGACATCGTCTACATCGCGTCGAAGAACGCCGTGTTCGCGGGCCCCAACAACATCGCCTACTCGGCGACGAAGGCCGACCAGGCCCACCAGGTGCGCCTCCTCGCGGTCGAGCTCGGCGAGCACGGCGTGCGCGTCAATGGGGTCAACCCCGACGGCGTCGTGCGGGGCTCTGGCATCTTCGCCTCCGGATGGGGCGCGAACCGCGCGAAGACGTACGGCATCCCCGAGGACGACCTCGGCAAGTTCTACGCGCAGCGCACGATCCTCAAGCGCGAGGTGCTGCCCGACAACGTCGCGAACGCGGTCGCCGCCATCACGGGCCCCGACTTCTCGCACACGACGGGGCTGCACATCCCGGTCGACGCGGGTGTCGCCGCGGCGTTCCTGCGGTAG